In a single window of the Natronosalvus caseinilyticus genome:
- a CDS encoding HVO_2753 family zinc finger protein gives MSSTDRRETRSCVSCGINIAGTNAASFKCPDCGAQIYRCAKCRKQSNLYECPDCGFLGP, from the coding sequence ATGAGTTCCACGGACCGACGGGAGACTCGCTCGTGCGTCTCCTGTGGGATCAACATCGCGGGCACGAACGCCGCGTCGTTCAAGTGTCCCGACTGTGGCGCACAGATCTACCGCTGTGCCAAGTGTCGCAAACAGAGCAACCTCTACGAGTGCCCCGACTGTGGGTTCCTCGGCCCCTGA
- a CDS encoding elongation factor 1-beta, with amino-acid sequence MGKVAAKIKVMPQSPDIDLDALQERLETALSEGAKINGVEREEVAFGLVALYPTVIVPDGAGGTEGVEEAFSEVEGVESVNVENVGRI; translated from the coding sequence ATGGGAAAAGTAGCCGCCAAGATCAAAGTCATGCCGCAGAGTCCCGATATCGACCTCGACGCGCTCCAGGAGCGCCTCGAGACCGCTCTCTCGGAGGGCGCGAAGATCAACGGCGTCGAGCGCGAGGAAGTCGCGTTCGGGCTCGTCGCGCTCTACCCGACGGTGATCGTCCCCGACGGTGCCGGTGGCACCGAGGGCGTCGAAGAGGCGTTCAGCGAGGTCGAGGGCGTCGAGAGCGTCAACGTCGAGAACGTCGGCCGTATCTGA
- a CDS encoding YihY/virulence factor BrkB family protein translates to MSQLDRSLPVDESTVRRVVAVARENGFALVAAGVAFYIFNALIPLVIFVLIGMTTVGWLESALQLAAPAFGAEPESLVSTMNGMIGEGSGRGRAAAIAAAILAWSSFTTFQSVNRAFGHVYGVQAERSLRRTARDTGLVLVTVALAVTAMVVVQVGLVAVAGETVALLASVPLLAGALFAIFFPMFYQFSPPDVTVREALPGVVLAAVSWTLGAFGFRIYLTTSESVELYGAAGAVMLLLTWLYVGALALLAGIGLNAVKAGRVEVADRWTFD, encoded by the coding sequence ATGAGCCAACTCGATCGATCCCTCCCCGTAGACGAGTCTACCGTTCGGCGCGTCGTCGCCGTCGCTCGAGAGAACGGATTCGCTCTCGTCGCCGCGGGCGTCGCGTTCTACATCTTCAACGCCCTGATCCCGCTGGTCATCTTCGTCCTGATCGGGATGACGACCGTCGGCTGGCTCGAGAGCGCCCTCCAGCTCGCGGCACCCGCGTTCGGAGCCGAACCGGAATCGCTGGTCTCGACGATGAACGGGATGATTGGCGAAGGGTCGGGTCGGGGCCGGGCCGCGGCGATCGCCGCCGCCATCCTCGCCTGGAGTTCGTTCACGACGTTCCAGTCGGTCAACCGCGCGTTCGGCCACGTCTACGGGGTTCAGGCAGAACGATCGTTACGCCGGACCGCTCGAGACACGGGGCTGGTCCTCGTGACGGTGGCCCTCGCCGTCACCGCGATGGTCGTCGTGCAGGTCGGGTTAGTGGCCGTCGCCGGAGAGACGGTCGCCCTCCTGGCGAGCGTCCCGCTCCTTGCAGGGGCGCTGTTCGCTATCTTCTTCCCGATGTTCTACCAGTTTTCGCCCCCGGACGTGACGGTTCGGGAAGCGCTCCCCGGCGTCGTCCTCGCGGCCGTTTCGTGGACCCTGGGTGCGTTCGGCTTCCGCATCTACCTCACGACCTCCGAAAGCGTCGAGCTGTACGGCGCCGCCGGCGCCGTCATGTTGCTCCTGACCTGGCTGTACGTCGGGGCGCTGGCGCTGCTCGCCGGAATCGGCCTCAACGCCGTCAAAGCAGGTCGAGTCGAAGTAGCGGACCGGTGGACGTTCGATTGA
- a CDS encoding cystathionine gamma-synthase has protein sequence MSDDHGTDDGNGSGNGGGNGGGNGDSGSDGDATRTFRFETRSIHAGQEPDDETGALMTPIFANSTYEQDSPGDHRGYEYSRTGNPTRDDLEANLASLEGAEYGRCFSSGMGSINTVCNLLESGDHVVTGNDVYGGTHRIFTQVYEQYEIEFTFVDMTDLEAIEAAFRDNTELLWLETPTNPLMSIVDIEGAAEIAHEHDAICAIDNTFATPYLQRPLELGADVVSHSLTKYLGGHSDVVGGALLTNDPDLDERFGFYQNSVGATPGPFDAFLVLRGTKTLPVRMDRHCENARAIAQWLHEHPDVDRVYYPGLESHPGHDVAAKQMDDFGGMLSFELDGTLEQASDVVSNTEVFTLAESLGGVESLIEQPAPMTHAAIPREERIAAGLTDSLIRVSVGIEHVDDLIVDLEQSIEAAFE, from the coding sequence ATGAGCGACGATCACGGTACCGACGATGGCAACGGTAGTGGTAACGGTGGCGGTAACGGTGGCGGTAACGGTGATAGTGGCAGTGACGGTGACGCCACACGGACCTTCCGCTTCGAGACCCGGTCGATCCACGCGGGTCAGGAGCCCGACGACGAAACCGGCGCCCTCATGACGCCGATTTTCGCGAACTCGACGTACGAACAGGACAGCCCCGGTGACCACCGCGGCTACGAGTACTCTCGCACCGGCAATCCCACGCGCGACGACCTCGAGGCCAACCTCGCGAGCCTCGAGGGTGCCGAGTACGGCCGCTGTTTCTCGAGCGGCATGGGATCGATCAACACCGTCTGCAACCTGCTGGAGTCCGGCGACCACGTCGTCACCGGGAACGACGTCTACGGTGGCACCCACCGCATCTTCACCCAGGTCTACGAGCAGTACGAGATCGAGTTCACCTTCGTCGACATGACCGATCTCGAGGCGATCGAGGCGGCCTTTCGGGACAACACCGAACTCCTGTGGCTCGAGACCCCGACCAACCCGCTCATGTCCATCGTCGACATCGAGGGCGCTGCCGAGATCGCCCACGAGCACGACGCCATCTGCGCCATCGACAACACCTTCGCCACGCCGTACCTTCAGCGCCCGCTCGAGCTGGGCGCCGACGTGGTCAGTCACTCGCTCACCAAGTACCTCGGCGGCCACTCCGACGTCGTCGGCGGGGCGCTCCTGACGAACGACCCCGACCTCGACGAGCGCTTCGGCTTCTACCAGAACTCCGTGGGCGCGACGCCCGGCCCGTTCGACGCCTTCCTCGTGCTCCGCGGAACCAAGACTCTCCCCGTCCGGATGGATCGTCACTGCGAGAACGCCCGGGCGATCGCTCAGTGGCTCCACGAGCACCCCGACGTCGACCGCGTCTACTACCCCGGCCTCGAGAGCCACCCGGGGCACGACGTCGCCGCGAAGCAGATGGACGACTTCGGGGGCATGCTCAGCTTCGAACTCGACGGCACGCTCGAGCAGGCCAGCGACGTCGTCTCGAACACGGAGGTGTTCACCCTCGCCGAGAGCCTCGGCGGCGTCGAGAGCCTGATCGAACAGCCGGCGCCGATGACTCACGCGGCTATTCCACGAGAAGAACGCATCGCGGCCGGACTCACCGACAGCCTGATCCGCGTCTCCGTGGGTATCGAGCACGTCGACGATTTGATCGTCGACCTCGAGCAGTCGATCGAAGCGGCGTTCGAATGA
- a CDS encoding 50S ribosomal protein L21e, protein MPNSNGPRQGTRRKLSNDPRDRGTSPPQRAIQEYDVGQKVHLKIDPSVPKGRYHPRFDGHTGEVVGKQGKAFKVEITDGGKAKTLIVTAAHLRAQE, encoded by the coding sequence ATGCCGAACTCGAACGGACCTCGTCAGGGAACCCGGCGAAAGCTCTCGAACGACCCCCGAGACCGCGGGACTTCGCCACCGCAACGTGCGATTCAGGAGTACGACGTGGGCCAGAAGGTCCACCTCAAGATCGACCCGAGCGTTCCGAAAGGGCGCTATCACCCGCGATTCGACGGCCACACCGGCGAGGTCGTCGGCAAACAGGGCAAGGCCTTCAAAGTCGAGATCACCGACGGCGGGAAGGCAAAGACGCTGATCGTCACCGCTGCCCACCTCCGCGCCCAGGAATGA
- a CDS encoding RNA polymerase Rpb4 family protein encodes MTIFKEIVDEEYLTVSETKDLLEDIETERALDDERELRYELARAIEHVNRFAILETEDANALVEDLQDLEKVDEPTAYKIVNLLPRDRQELRTVFAQQRYSVSGDELDEILNVIAKYV; translated from the coding sequence ATGACGATCTTCAAAGAGATCGTCGACGAGGAGTACCTGACGGTCTCGGAGACGAAGGACCTCCTCGAGGACATCGAAACCGAACGAGCACTCGACGACGAGCGCGAACTGCGATACGAACTCGCGCGTGCCATTGAACACGTCAACCGCTTCGCCATCCTCGAGACCGAGGATGCGAACGCCCTCGTCGAGGACCTCCAGGACCTCGAGAAGGTCGACGAGCCGACGGCATACAAGATCGTGAATCTGCTCCCGCGGGACCGACAGGAGCTTCGAACCGTGTTCGCCCAGCAGCGCTACTCCGTTTCCGGTGACGAACTCGACGAGATCCTCAACGTCATCGCGAAGTACGTTTAA
- a CDS encoding DUF655 domain-containing protein has product MSEADSDETDVDVRRAVVLDYLAHGLSGGRRRYQQSPAGYALGVDDFTLYQVAFDEDARLTIGTRVVVEPPTERDVVEECHPVEYDDLSSGAQSELEYVIADLIEENEQRFVDFYNDAQPITLRLHQLNLLPGIGKKLRNNILDQRKRKPFESFEDLEDRVSGLHDPDEVLANRILEELRDEDLKYRTFVGRDQRDE; this is encoded by the coding sequence ATGAGCGAAGCCGACAGCGATGAGACGGACGTGGACGTGCGCCGAGCGGTCGTGCTGGATTATCTGGCCCACGGGCTCTCAGGTGGCCGCCGTCGCTACCAGCAGTCACCGGCCGGCTACGCCCTCGGCGTGGACGACTTCACGCTGTACCAGGTCGCCTTCGACGAGGATGCGCGGCTCACGATCGGCACCCGAGTCGTCGTCGAGCCGCCAACGGAGCGCGACGTCGTCGAGGAGTGTCACCCCGTCGAGTACGACGACCTCTCCTCGGGTGCCCAGTCCGAACTCGAGTACGTCATCGCCGACCTCATCGAGGAAAACGAACAGCGGTTCGTGGACTTCTACAACGATGCCCAGCCGATCACGCTTCGGCTCCACCAGCTCAACCTGCTGCCGGGCATCGGGAAGAAACTCCGGAACAACATCCTCGACCAGCGAAAGCGAAAGCCTTTCGAGAGCTTCGAGGACCTCGAAGATCGGGTTTCGGGACTGCACGACCCCGACGAGGTGCTGGCGAATCGGATCCTCGAGGAGTTGCGGGACGAGGACCTCAAGTATCGGACGTTCGTGGGCCGAGACCAGCGCGACGAGTAG
- the rsmA gene encoding 16S rRNA (adenine(1518)-N(6)/adenine(1519)-N(6))-dimethyltransferase RsmA, with product MRDPDGLIARAGVRGDPDRDQHFLVDDRVLDRLPTYLETANRDASSGEGEESTEPAESAESTEPTKPAESTREVTSHLLEIGGGTGALTDRLLAVADEVTVVERDRRLAAFLEEEFAEEVTAGRLTVVQGDALEVDLPSFSASVSNLPYGVSSEIAFRLLPEKRPLVLMFQKEFAERMVAEPGTPEYGRLSVSAQHFAAVEIVETIPKEAFSPPPQVESAVVRSTPRTPDYEVADEAFFLRFVKAVFTQRRKTMRNAIRNTAHISGLEDADAVVEAADEELLGKRAGAVTPTEFAELATLADEVGRSDEG from the coding sequence ATGAGAGATCCAGACGGGTTGATCGCGAGGGCGGGGGTTCGCGGTGATCCCGACCGCGATCAACACTTTCTCGTCGACGATCGCGTCCTCGACCGGTTGCCGACGTATCTCGAGACGGCAAACCGCGACGCGTCGTCAGGTGAGGGCGAGGAATCGACCGAACCGGCCGAATCGGCTGAATCAACGGAACCGACTAAACCAGCCGAGTCCACCCGCGAGGTGACGAGCCACCTCCTCGAGATCGGCGGCGGGACGGGTGCGCTCACGGATCGACTGCTCGCCGTCGCCGACGAGGTGACCGTCGTCGAACGAGACCGACGGCTGGCTGCGTTTCTCGAGGAGGAGTTCGCCGAGGAGGTCACGGCTGGCCGCCTGACCGTCGTCCAGGGCGACGCCCTCGAGGTCGACCTGCCTTCCTTTTCGGCGTCGGTCTCGAACCTTCCCTACGGCGTCTCGAGCGAAATCGCGTTTCGCCTCCTCCCCGAAAAGCGCCCGCTCGTCCTGATGTTCCAGAAGGAGTTTGCCGAGCGCATGGTCGCCGAACCGGGGACGCCCGAGTACGGGCGGCTGTCGGTGTCGGCCCAGCACTTCGCGGCCGTCGAAATCGTCGAAACGATCCCGAAGGAGGCGTTTTCGCCGCCGCCACAGGTCGAGAGTGCAGTCGTCCGGTCGACCCCGCGGACGCCCGACTACGAGGTCGCAGACGAAGCGTTCTTCTTGCGGTTCGTCAAGGCGGTGTTCACCCAGCGTCGGAAGACGATGCGAAACGCGATTCGAAATACGGCTCACATTTCGGGGCTCGAGGACGCGGACGCCGTCGTCGAGGCAGCAGACGAGGAGCTGCTGGGCAAACGGGCCGGAGCCGTCACGCCCACCGAGTTCGCCGAACTGGCGACGCTCGCCGACGAGGTGGGCCGTTCGGATGAGGGGTGA
- a CDS encoding mechanosensitive ion channel family protein, which translates to MVDAFTGLEWLENTFHTQFQKGVATAIVTGLFLLVLISHRRLQSWISDRSRALYADIVATILLFGTGGLALYVAVGVWGATEELSTVLSRFDPDGTFLPRVTASFVMVVLTYIVWRFVRRLLHDVVASSTTVTKHQEEVSNRVIQVFIWSVSIVVVLSIWIDDLSGLLVGAGFLGIVVGMAARQTLGALLAGFVLMFSRSFEIGHWVEIDGREGTVTNISIFNTQIQSFDGEYIVVPNDVVTTSIVTNRSKKGRLRIEVEVGVDYGVDVDQAATLARDALEPIEEVMDVPEPMVVTKHFGESSVVLGVRFWIDRPSARRRWTARTKAISAIKTQFEEADVKIPYPQRELSGREETDGFRMRVDDPVSESTARGAASRRSPEDD; encoded by the coding sequence GTGGTAGACGCGTTCACCGGGCTCGAGTGGCTCGAAAACACGTTCCACACGCAGTTCCAGAAGGGAGTAGCGACGGCCATCGTTACGGGACTGTTTCTGCTCGTGTTGATTTCCCACCGACGACTCCAGTCCTGGATTTCCGACCGATCGAGGGCGCTGTACGCCGATATCGTCGCGACGATTCTCCTCTTCGGGACGGGGGGATTGGCGCTGTACGTGGCCGTCGGAGTCTGGGGGGCGACCGAGGAACTGTCGACGGTCCTCTCGCGGTTCGATCCGGACGGGACGTTCCTCCCCCGGGTGACAGCGTCGTTCGTGATGGTCGTGCTGACGTACATCGTCTGGCGATTCGTGAGGCGGCTGTTACACGACGTGGTGGCCTCCTCGACGACGGTCACAAAACACCAGGAGGAGGTGTCGAATCGCGTCATCCAGGTCTTCATCTGGTCCGTCTCGATCGTTGTCGTCCTCAGCATCTGGATCGACGACCTCAGCGGACTCCTCGTCGGGGCCGGGTTCCTGGGGATCGTCGTCGGGATGGCCGCCAGGCAGACCCTCGGTGCGTTGCTCGCCGGGTTCGTCCTGATGTTCTCCCGGTCGTTCGAGATCGGCCACTGGGTCGAGATCGACGGCCGGGAGGGAACGGTCACGAACATCTCGATCTTCAACACGCAGATTCAGTCGTTCGACGGCGAGTACATCGTCGTGCCGAACGACGTCGTCACGACGAGCATCGTCACGAACCGCTCGAAGAAAGGGCGCCTTCGCATCGAGGTCGAAGTCGGCGTCGACTACGGCGTCGACGTCGACCAGGCGGCGACCCTCGCTCGAGACGCCCTCGAGCCGATCGAGGAGGTGATGGACGTCCCCGAGCCGATGGTCGTCACGAAACACTTCGGCGAGTCGTCGGTCGTCCTGGGCGTCCGCTTCTGGATCGATCGACCGAGCGCGCGACGGCGCTGGACGGCCCGGACGAAGGCCATCAGCGCGATCAAAACCCAGTTCGAGGAAGCCGACGTCAAGATCCCGTACCCACAGCGGGAGTTGAGCGGACGCGAGGAGACCGACGGCTTTCGAATGCGAGTCGACGACCCGGTGAGCGAATCGACGGCTCGAGGGGCAGCGTCCAGACGGTCCCCGGAGGACGACTAA
- a CDS encoding HemK2/MTQ2 family protein methyltransferase codes for MGKDLAERRGLETDVYQPAEDSQLLADAACNRLETEDLVLEVGTGSGYVADRIATEVGARVVAADVNPHAAANARKRGLEAVRADLVSPFQSGAFDAVAFNPPYLPTDPDHEWDDWMERALSGGEDGRAVIDPFFETVSRVLAPDGVVLLLVSSLTGVDAVVERAGEEGFSAVAVADESFPFETLTVLELVR; via the coding sequence ATGGGAAAGGATCTCGCCGAACGCCGTGGCCTCGAAACCGACGTCTACCAGCCGGCGGAGGATTCGCAGCTGCTCGCGGACGCGGCCTGTAACCGACTCGAGACGGAGGATCTGGTCCTCGAGGTCGGCACCGGCTCGGGGTACGTCGCCGATCGGATCGCCACCGAGGTCGGGGCTCGAGTCGTCGCCGCCGACGTCAATCCACACGCCGCGGCGAACGCCCGCAAGCGCGGACTCGAGGCGGTGCGAGCGGATCTCGTCTCACCGTTTCAGTCGGGCGCCTTCGACGCCGTCGCGTTCAATCCGCCGTACCTGCCCACGGACCCGGATCACGAGTGGGACGACTGGATGGAGCGTGCGCTCTCGGGCGGCGAGGACGGCCGGGCGGTGATCGACCCGTTCTTCGAGACGGTGTCCCGGGTACTGGCCCCCGACGGCGTCGTCCTCCTGCTGGTCAGCAGTCTCACGGGGGTCGACGCGGTGGTCGAACGCGCGGGCGAGGAGGGGTTCAGCGCGGTCGCCGTCGCCGACGAGTCGTTCCCGTTCGAGACGCTGACGGTGCTCGAACTGGTTCGGTAG
- a CDS encoding 5-methyltetrahydropteroyltriglutamate--homocysteine methyltransferase has product MTEYVSTTPGLFPLPDWAKEDLSDAKGHQKHDLISGDEGEAVTSIYDEARAEVVETQVEAGLDLISEGQLRWDDMLAHPLTVHDAVDTGGIVRYYDNNNFYRDPVVTDELGFSGDVAGELEAAAALTDEPHQAVLPGPYSLFDLATDDHYGDEETFLSAVADFLAGEVEAFPAHETLFLLEPSLVENAPSDGLDERASEAVDTVASATDAEVIVQPFYGALEEKVYAHLLDADFDAIGFDFVTEQEQNLYNLQEYGATDDVSLGLADGQNTLLEEPEAIRERADWVFDQIPVTDFETTYLTTNTETFYLPYAKFEAKLEALAEAAALAEVTHA; this is encoded by the coding sequence ATGACCGAGTACGTATCGACCACGCCGGGGCTGTTTCCGCTCCCGGACTGGGCGAAAGAGGACTTATCCGACGCGAAAGGACACCAGAAACACGACCTCATCAGCGGCGACGAGGGCGAGGCAGTCACGAGCATCTACGACGAGGCGCGCGCCGAAGTCGTCGAGACGCAGGTCGAGGCCGGACTGGACCTGATCTCGGAGGGCCAGCTTCGCTGGGACGACATGCTCGCGCACCCGCTGACCGTCCACGACGCCGTCGACACAGGGGGCATCGTCCGCTACTACGACAACAACAACTTCTATCGCGACCCCGTGGTCACCGACGAACTGGGCTTCTCGGGCGACGTCGCGGGCGAACTCGAGGCCGCCGCCGCGCTGACAGACGAACCGCACCAGGCGGTCCTCCCCGGCCCGTACTCGCTTTTCGACCTGGCCACCGACGACCACTACGGCGACGAGGAGACGTTCCTGTCGGCCGTCGCCGACTTCCTGGCCGGCGAGGTCGAGGCGTTCCCGGCCCACGAGACGCTGTTCCTGCTCGAGCCGTCGCTCGTCGAGAACGCGCCGAGTGACGGTCTCGACGAACGCGCGAGCGAGGCGGTCGACACCGTCGCGAGCGCGACCGACGCCGAGGTCATCGTCCAGCCGTTCTACGGGGCGCTCGAGGAGAAGGTCTACGCCCACCTGCTCGACGCCGACTTCGACGCGATCGGGTTCGACTTCGTGACCGAACAGGAGCAGAATCTCTACAACCTGCAGGAGTACGGCGCAACCGACGACGTTTCGCTGGGGCTGGCCGACGGCCAGAACACCCTCCTCGAGGAACCCGAAGCGATCCGCGAGCGAGCCGACTGGGTGTTCGACCAGATTCCGGTCACCGACTTCGAGACGACGTACCTGACGACGAACACCGAGACGTTCTACCTGCCGTACGCGAAGTTCGAGGCGAAACTCGAGGCCCTCGCGGAAGCCGCCGCGCTCGCGGAGGTGACCCACGCATGA
- a CDS encoding methionine synthase produces the protein MSRHENANKDQFRPEDHAAEHFLLTTVVGSYPKPKWLNRAKELYQDPEHGFDADDYQEAKDDAARLITNEHERAGLDVVVDGEMRRNEMVEYFAHRIDGYEFNGPVKVWGHNYFDKPSVVSEVEYDETWLVEEYEFTASATDRPVKVPITGPYTLANWSFNEAYDDEEALAYDLANLVNEEIEKLVEAGARYIQIDEPALATTPDDHAIVGECLERIVADIPEDVRIGLHVCYGDYSRIYPEILEFPVDEFDLELANGDYDQLEVFKDPEFTKDLAFGVVDVHDAEVESVEDIERNIEKGLEVVPPEQLVVSPDCGVKLLPRKVAYGKMKNMVEAARNVEQRLDEGDLEVQSRVAPADD, from the coding sequence ATGAGTCGACACGAGAACGCGAACAAAGACCAGTTCCGACCCGAAGATCACGCGGCCGAGCACTTCCTGCTGACGACGGTCGTCGGCAGCTACCCCAAGCCCAAGTGGCTCAACCGGGCGAAGGAACTGTACCAGGACCCGGAGCACGGCTTCGACGCCGACGACTACCAGGAGGCCAAAGACGACGCGGCGCGTCTCATCACGAACGAACACGAGCGCGCGGGCCTCGACGTGGTCGTCGACGGCGAGATGCGGCGCAACGAGATGGTCGAGTACTTCGCCCACCGGATCGACGGCTACGAGTTCAACGGTCCGGTTAAGGTCTGGGGCCACAACTACTTCGACAAGCCCTCCGTCGTCAGCGAGGTCGAGTACGACGAGACGTGGCTGGTCGAGGAGTACGAGTTTACGGCGTCGGCAACCGACCGCCCGGTGAAGGTCCCCATCACGGGTCCGTACACCCTCGCGAACTGGTCGTTCAACGAAGCCTACGACGACGAGGAGGCCCTCGCGTACGACCTCGCTAATCTGGTCAACGAGGAGATCGAAAAGCTCGTCGAGGCTGGCGCGCGGTACATCCAGATCGACGAACCCGCCCTCGCGACTACGCCCGACGACCACGCTATCGTCGGCGAGTGTCTCGAGCGCATCGTCGCCGACATCCCCGAGGACGTGCGAATCGGCCTCCACGTCTGCTATGGCGACTACTCCCGGATCTACCCCGAAATACTGGAGTTCCCCGTCGACGAGTTCGACCTCGAGCTCGCCAACGGCGACTACGACCAGCTCGAGGTGTTCAAAGACCCCGAGTTCACGAAGGACCTGGCCTTCGGCGTCGTCGACGTCCACGACGCCGAGGTCGAGTCGGTCGAGGACATCGAGCGCAACATCGAGAAGGGCCTCGAGGTCGTCCCCCCGGAACAGCTGGTCGTTTCGCCCGACTGCGGTGTGAAACTCCTCCCCCGCAAGGTTGCTTACGGGAAGATGAAGAACATGGTCGAAGCCGCCCGCAACGTCGAGCAGCGCCTCGACGAGGGCGACCTCGAGGTGCAGTCGCGAGTGGCGCCGGCGGACGACTGA
- the asd gene encoding aspartate-semialdehyde dehydrogenase: MTVRAGILGATGAVGQRLIQLLEPHPDFDIAALTASDSSAGKPYREAAKWRVDTPIPDAVADVTVTETDPNAVPDDVDLLFSSLPSSVGAAVEPGFCEAGYVVSSNSSNARMAPDVPLIIPEVNAEHLDLLEVQRDERGWDGALVKNPNCSTITFVPTLAALAEFDLERVHVATLQAVSGAGYDGVTSMEIIDNAIPHIRSEEEKLETESKKLLGTFDGAALSQHDVDVSASCNRIPTLDGHLENVWVEAGDDLTHEAAAEALEAYPSLDLPSSPEPLIHVFEDLERPQPRLDRTLGEGMAISVGGLQESTFGLQYNCLAHNTIRGAAGASVLNGELLLENGYL, translated from the coding sequence ATGACCGTACGAGCAGGCATCCTCGGCGCAACCGGCGCCGTCGGACAGCGACTCATCCAGCTTCTGGAACCTCACCCCGACTTCGACATCGCGGCGCTCACCGCCAGCGACTCGAGTGCAGGCAAACCCTACCGCGAGGCCGCGAAGTGGCGCGTCGACACGCCAATTCCGGACGCCGTCGCCGACGTGACCGTCACCGAAACCGACCCCAACGCCGTTCCCGACGACGTCGACCTCCTCTTCTCCTCGCTCCCCTCGAGCGTCGGCGCCGCCGTCGAACCCGGCTTCTGCGAGGCGGGCTACGTCGTCTCCTCGAACTCCTCGAACGCCCGGATGGCCCCGGACGTGCCGCTGATCATCCCGGAGGTCAACGCCGAGCACCTCGACCTGCTCGAGGTCCAGCGCGACGAGCGCGGATGGGACGGCGCGCTGGTCAAGAACCCGAACTGCTCGACGATCACCTTCGTCCCGACGCTCGCCGCCCTGGCCGAGTTCGACCTCGAACGCGTCCACGTCGCCACCCTGCAGGCGGTGTCGGGAGCCGGCTACGACGGCGTCACCTCGATGGAGATCATCGACAACGCCATCCCCCACATCAGGAGCGAGGAAGAGAAACTCGAGACCGAGTCGAAGAAGCTCCTGGGTACGTTCGACGGCGCGGCACTCTCCCAGCACGACGTCGACGTCAGCGCCTCGTGTAACCGCATTCCGACGCTGGACGGTCACCTGGAGAACGTCTGGGTCGAGGCCGGCGACGACCTGACGCACGAAGCCGCCGCCGAGGCACTCGAGGCGTACCCCTCGCTCGACCTCCCCTCCTCGCCGGAGCCGCTGATCCACGTCTTCGAGGACCTCGAGCGACCCCAGCCTCGCCTCGACCGCACCCTGGGAGAGGGAATGGCAATCTCCGTAGGCGGGCTCCAGGAGTCGACCTTCGGCCTGCAGTACAACTGCCTCGCCCACAATACGATTCGCGGGGCGGCGGGCGCGAGCGTGCTGAACGGCGAACTGTTGCTCGAGAACGGGTACCTCTAG
- a CDS encoding universal stress protein, translating into MAITFDGPILVPAADPDDAERTARALAPRIGPENTVLVVHVVEKGGGAPDKAPLEARREFADDVFSRARGPLEETGARVETEVLYGTDVVDAIFEAADDRGADGVAFVPRKGNRLVEMLSGDTTRRLIRKATLPVLVLPVEE; encoded by the coding sequence ATGGCGATTACGTTCGACGGTCCCATCCTCGTTCCGGCGGCCGACCCCGACGATGCCGAGCGAACGGCGAGGGCGCTCGCACCGCGTATCGGCCCGGAAAACACCGTCCTGGTCGTCCACGTCGTCGAGAAAGGCGGCGGGGCGCCCGACAAGGCGCCGCTCGAGGCTCGACGAGAGTTCGCCGACGACGTCTTTTCGCGAGCACGCGGTCCACTCGAGGAAACGGGTGCCCGCGTCGAGACAGAGGTCCTGTACGGGACGGACGTGGTCGACGCCATCTTCGAGGCTGCTGACGACCGCGGGGCCGACGGGGTCGCGTTCGTCCCGCGGAAGGGGAACCGGCTGGTCGAAATGTTGAGCGGCGATACGACCCGACGGCTGATCAGAAAGGCGACGCTCCCGGTACTGGTGTTGCCGGTCGAGGAGTGA